Part of the Methanolobus chelungpuianus genome is shown below.
AACAGGTTTTTGTTACGATTCCTTGATCACTCAGATAATTGGAGGGTAATATTCTCATTAGTGACATTGTGGACGTAGAACTTCTGCCTGTCGATCATGATGTATGTGGCCTTCCCGGGGAAGAACAGGTTGAGGCCGTGCCCCTGATATCCTTTTGACAGGAGAAGTCCGATGGAGAATGTGTTCTCCCCGGATATCCCGCAGTAGATGATGTCCACGGTGCCATTCCAAAAGCTGCTCTTGATCGTTTTCCTTTCTCCTGTGTTGATGGTGAACCTTTCGGCCATGCTCATGCCTCCGTGAGATGTGTGAGTACGCTTCCCGCCTTTCCCTTCTCACCAGCAGATGCCTTCGTAATCGATCCTTGCGGTGAGTTTCTCCGGCTTCAGGAGATGGCGGCCGTCGATGACTATCTTTTCTTTCATGCCCTCGAACTCACGGTCCAGTTTACCGAACTCTTCCCACTCTGTCATTACCAGGCATCCGTCGGCCCCTGACAGGGCCTCGGATGAGGTGCTGCAATAAGTGATATTGCCGAAGATCCTCTTCATGTTCCCGGCGGCCATGGGGTCGTAGGCTGTAACAATGGCTTCGAGGCGCAGGAGTTCGGCTATCACGGGGATGGAGCGTGACTCCCGGATGTCGTCGGTGTCGTTCTTGAAGGCCAGCCCCAGGACGGCTATCCTTTTGCCGTTGATGTGCCCGAGCTTGCGCTGGAGCAGCTCCACCATCCTGAGGGGCTGGCGCTCGTTCACGGCTACCACGGAGTCAAGGAGCTGAGGCTCGTAGCCCATCCCCTTTGCCTTGCCGATGAGCGCCCGCACATCCTTGGGGAAGCAGGACCCCCCGAAGCCGGCGCCGCAGTTGAGGAACCTGCGCTCGATCCTGAAGTCTGTGCCCACGGCGTCCATGACCTCGTAGGTGTCGATGCCAAGCTGCTTGCAGATGTTGCCCACCTCGTTTGCAAAGGAGATCTTGGTGGCAAGGAAGGAGTTGTTGACGTACTTGATCATCTCCGCTGTCCTCGGGTTGGTGCGCGTGACCGTACAGTCCAGTCCCCTGTAAAGCTCCGCCACGGCAAAGC
Proteins encoded:
- a CDS encoding UDP-glucose dehydrogenase family protein; protein product: MKVSIIGSGYVGSVSAACFAELGHEVICIDVDEEKVKMINAGKAPIWEEGLDGLLQKHSQKTLIATSDYEYAVANSDLSFICVGTPSGEDGGIDLSIVKAASASLGAAIGKKEGYHVVVVKSTVVPETTEKVVLPIVEEFSGKKAGRDFGVAMNPEFLREGKAVYDFMHPDKIVVGAIDERSGFAVAELYRGLDCTVTRTNPRTAEMIKYVNNSFLATKISFANEVGNICKQLGIDTYEVMDAVGTDFRIERRFLNCGAGFGGSCFPKDVRALIGKAKGMGYEPQLLDSVVAVNERQPLRMVELLQRKLGHINGKRIAVLGLAFKNDTDDIRESRSIPVIAELLRLEAIVTAYDPMAAGNMKRIFGNITYCSTSSEALSGADGCLVMTEWEEFGKLDREFEGMKEKIVIDGRHLLKPEKLTARIDYEGICW